In Blattabacterium cuenoti, the following proteins share a genomic window:
- the hisC gene encoding histidinol-phosphate transaminase codes for MNKFNLNSLIRDNILNLAPYISARTEHHEEKNSIFLDANENSFGSPLSFLNSYNRYPDPLQKELKEKISDFKNVSPSQIFLGNGSDEIIDLVYRIFSRPEVDHAIIFPPTYGMYEVSGKIHGVDIIKIFLTEENYQLNLDKIEKALNPNSKIIFICSPNNPTGNDLKREDIENITKKFTGIVVLDEAYIDFSNQKSLSMEINKYPNLIILQTLSKSWGLAGLRIGIAIASENIIQWMNKVKHPYNISILSQEIAMKALENRDLFFFHLKNILAEREYMQESLKKIPIIQKVYPSSANFLLAKINFSSKNLYQYLMKKKIVVRDRSKIILCNNCLRITIGTHEENEYLINQILKYSIQKIKM; via the coding sequence ATGAATAAGTTTAATTTAAATTCTCTAATCAGAGATAATATTTTAAATCTGGCCCCTTATATATCTGCGAGAACAGAACATCATGAAGAAAAAAATTCTATTTTCTTAGATGCTAATGAAAATTCTTTCGGCTCTCCTTTATCTTTTCTAAATTCTTATAATAGATATCCGGATCCTTTGCAAAAAGAGTTGAAAGAAAAAATATCAGATTTTAAAAATGTTTCTCCATCCCAAATATTTTTGGGAAATGGAAGTGATGAAATTATTGATTTGGTTTATCGTATTTTTTCTAGACCAGAAGTAGATCATGCTATTATTTTTCCTCCTACTTATGGTATGTATGAAGTAAGTGGAAAAATTCATGGAGTGGATATAATTAAAATTTTTCTTACAGAGGAAAATTATCAATTAAATTTGGATAAAATAGAAAAAGCTCTGAATCCAAATAGTAAAATTATTTTTATTTGTTCTCCGAATAATCCTACTGGAAATGATCTAAAAAGGGAAGATATAGAGAATATAACAAAAAAATTTACAGGAATTGTTGTTTTAGATGAGGCATATATAGATTTTTCAAATCAAAAATCTTTATCAATGGAAATTAATAAGTATCCAAATTTAATTATTTTACAAACACTTTCCAAATCCTGGGGTTTAGCAGGGTTAAGAATAGGAATAGCCATTGCTTCTGAAAATATTATTCAATGGATGAATAAAGTAAAACATCCATATAATATTAGTATTCTTTCTCAAGAAATAGCGATGAAAGCTTTAGAAAATAGAGACTTATTTTTTTTTCATTTAAAAAATATTCTTGCAGAAAGAGAATATATGCAAGAATCCCTAAAAAAAATTCCTATTATACAAAAAGTGTACCCTAGTTCCGCTAATTTTTTATTAGCAAAAATAAATTTTTCTTCAAAAAATCTTTATCAATATCTAATGAAAAAAAAAATTGTTGTTAGAGATCGTTCAAAAATAATTTTATGTAATAATTGTTTAAGAATTACAATAGGAACTCATGAAGAAAATGAGTATTTAATAAATCAAATTTTAAAATACTCCATTCAAAAAATAAAAATGTGA
- a CDS encoding 7-carboxy-7-deazaguanine synthase QueE yields the protein MKEISYPIKESFYSIQGEGHYYGIAAYFIRFEGCNIKCDWCDTKESWNIKKEDFVPIHKIITNINNHKHKVKTVIITGGEPTMWNLAPLVKKLKKQGYRVHIETSGSYPIKEKYMDWITISPKKIKPPLQENYKKINELKIVISDENDFLFAEEQATYIESTNCFLFLQPEWNNIFSIIPKIISYIKKNPKWRISLQIHKMVNIP from the coding sequence ATGAAAGAAATTAGTTATCCTATAAAAGAATCATTTTATTCTATTCAAGGAGAAGGACATTATTATGGAATAGCTGCATATTTTATTCGTTTCGAAGGATGTAATATTAAATGTGACTGGTGCGATACGAAAGAAAGTTGGAATATAAAAAAAGAGGATTTTGTACCTATACATAAAATTATTACTAATATAAACAATCATAAACATAAAGTAAAAACGGTTATAATTACTGGAGGGGAGCCTACTATGTGGAATTTAGCTCCTTTAGTTAAAAAACTTAAAAAACAAGGGTATCGTGTTCATATTGAGACTTCAGGTTCTTATCCTATAAAAGAAAAATATATGGATTGGATTACAATTTCTCCTAAAAAAATAAAACCTCCTTTACAAGAAAATTACAAAAAAATCAATGAGTTAAAAATCGTTATATCGGATGAAAACGATTTTTTGTTTGCAGAAGAACAAGCCACTTATATTGAGTCTACTAATTGTTTCTTATTTTTACAACCCGAATGGAATAACATTTTTAGTATTATTCCAAAAATAATTTCTTATATTAAAAAAAACCCTAAATGGAGAATATCTCTTCAAATTCATAAAATGGTAAATATACCTTAA
- the hisB gene encoding bifunctional histidinol-phosphatase/imidazoleglycerol-phosphate dehydratase HisB has product MKKILFIDRDGTIIQENPPSYQIDSIDKINFYPKVIFFLSKIAQELNYDLVMISNQDGLGTDQFPYKIFWPIHNHILNILKTEGINFTSVHIDNTFPKEKSPNRKPGIGMVSNYLKSDCYDLSKSFVIGDRLTDVLFAKNLGCKSIWIKDNHHYKNLTKEEKDYSFNIDEKDLKKTISLKTDSWEKIYEYLSSIKTKKIVHQRITLETNVKITICLYGKGRSHIKTGLGFFDHLIQQIAFHSSIDLNIQTKGDLYVDDHHTIEDTGITLGEIFYKALESKKGIERYGFYSLPMDDSLATIALDLGGRSQLFWKAKFFREKIGEISTEMFLHFFKSFSLSAKCNLHIHAIGKNDHHKIESIFKCFGRAIKMAIQIQKNSSTKIPSTKGIL; this is encoded by the coding sequence ATGAAAAAAATATTGTTTATTGATAGAGATGGGACTATTATACAAGAAAACCCTCCTAGTTATCAAATTGATTCTATTGATAAAATCAATTTTTATCCAAAAGTTATCTTTTTTTTGTCAAAAATCGCGCAAGAATTGAATTATGATTTAGTTATGATATCTAATCAAGATGGCTTGGGTACAGATCAATTTCCTTATAAAATTTTTTGGCCCATACATAATCATATATTAAATATTTTAAAAACTGAGGGGATTAATTTTACTTCTGTTCATATAGACAACACTTTTCCAAAAGAAAAATCACCAAACAGAAAACCTGGAATAGGAATGGTGTCAAATTATTTAAAATCAGACTGTTATGATCTTTCTAAATCTTTTGTAATTGGAGATAGACTAACAGATGTTTTATTCGCTAAGAATTTAGGATGTAAATCTATATGGATAAAAGATAATCATCATTATAAAAATTTAACAAAAGAAGAAAAAGATTACTCTTTTAATATAGATGAAAAAGATTTAAAAAAAACAATATCTTTAAAAACTGATAGTTGGGAAAAAATTTATGAATATTTATCATCAATAAAAACGAAAAAAATTGTTCATCAACGAATTACATTAGAAACAAATGTTAAAATTACTATTTGTCTTTATGGAAAAGGGAGATCTCATATTAAAACAGGACTTGGATTTTTTGATCATCTTATACAACAAATAGCATTTCATAGTTCTATAGATTTAAATATTCAAACAAAAGGAGATCTTTATGTAGATGATCACCATACTATAGAAGATACTGGTATTACTCTAGGTGAAATTTTTTATAAAGCTTTAGAAAGTAAAAAAGGAATAGAACGTTATGGATTTTATTCTCTTCCTATGGATGACAGTTTAGCTACAATTGCATTAGATCTTGGAGGAAGAAGTCAATTATTTTGGAAAGCAAAATTTTTCAGGGAAAAAATAGGAGAAATTTCTACTGAAATGTTTTTACATTTTTTTAAATCCTTTTCTTTATCTGCTAAATGTAATTTACATATTCACGCTATAGGAAAAAATGATCATCATAAAATAGAATCTATTTTTAAATGTTTTGGAAGAGCTATTAAAATGGCAATACAAATACAAAAAAACTCTTCTACTAAAATACCTAGTACTAAAGGTATATTGTAA
- the hisH gene encoding imidazole glycerol phosphate synthase subunit HisH, whose translation MKTIIIKYPAGNVQSVLFSLERIGVQATVTDSKESIQNAEKIILPGVGEANCAMKYLKEKKLDLLLSKLKQPVLGICLGMQLLCKFSEESSTTCIGIFDLLVKKFKSSNKNEKVPQIGWNTIHKLKGSLFENIPNGSYQYFVHSYYVPLGRDTTAKTEYIVTYSAALQKNNFYAVQFHPEKSSYVGHKILENFIRL comes from the coding sequence ATGAAAACGATTATCATAAAATATCCTGCAGGAAATGTACAATCGGTTCTTTTTTCTTTAGAAAGGATAGGAGTACAAGCTACAGTTACAGATTCTAAAGAGTCGATTCAAAATGCAGAGAAAATTATTTTACCTGGTGTTGGAGAAGCTAATTGTGCTATGAAATATTTAAAAGAAAAAAAATTGGATTTACTTTTATCAAAATTAAAACAACCTGTGTTGGGAATATGTTTAGGCATGCAATTACTTTGTAAATTTTCAGAAGAAAGTAGTACTACATGTATAGGAATTTTTGATTTATTAGTCAAAAAATTTAAATCTAGCAATAAAAATGAAAAAGTTCCTCAAATAGGTTGGAATACTATTCATAAATTGAAAGGATCTTTATTTGAAAATATTCCAAATGGAAGTTATCAATATTTTGTTCATAGTTATTATGTTCCTTTAGGAAGGGACACTACAGCAAAAACAGAATATATAGTTACTTACAGTGCTGCACTGCAAAAAAATAATTTTTATGCTGTACAATTTCATCCAGAAAAATCTTCCTATGTGGGACATAAAATATTAGAAAACTTTATTCGATTATAA
- the hisG gene encoding ATP phosphoribosyltransferase, with protein MDKLKIAIQKSGRLYEDSIKLLKDCSIEVNIGIDKLKTTALNFPLEILFLRDDDIPQYLEDGVADIGIVGKNVLLEKRKRIRIKETLGFGKCRLSIAVPKSLVYNNINDLHGKRIATSYPFLVREFFKKRYINAEIHEISGAVEIAPGIGLADCICDLVSSGSTLFMNGLKEVETVLQSEAVLASHLHLGSPQNIIMEKLLFRIRAVKKAKNNKYILLNVPNEKLEKIISYLPGIKSPVILPLANSECSSVHSVVNENDFWGIIENLKALGAQDILVLPIEKIIL; from the coding sequence ATGGATAAACTTAAAATAGCGATTCAAAAATCGGGGCGTCTTTATGAAGATTCTATAAAATTACTGAAAGATTGCAGTATTGAAGTGAATATTGGGATAGATAAGTTAAAAACAACGGCACTTAATTTTCCACTGGAAATACTTTTTCTTAGAGATGATGACATACCTCAATATTTAGAAGATGGAGTAGCTGATATAGGAATTGTAGGAAAAAATGTTCTTTTAGAAAAAAGAAAAAGAATAAGAATAAAAGAAACCTTGGGTTTTGGAAAATGTAGACTTTCTATCGCCGTTCCTAAATCTTTAGTTTATAATAATATTAATGATTTGCATGGAAAACGTATTGCTACAAGTTATCCTTTTTTGGTTAGAGAATTTTTCAAAAAAAGATATATAAATGCAGAAATTCACGAAATATCTGGGGCCGTAGAAATTGCTCCTGGAATAGGGTTAGCCGATTGTATCTGTGATTTAGTAAGTAGTGGATCCACTCTTTTTATGAACGGATTAAAAGAAGTAGAAACTGTTCTTCAATCTGAAGCGGTGTTAGCTTCACATTTACATTTAGGATCTCCGCAAAACATTATAATGGAAAAATTATTATTTCGAATTAGAGCGGTAAAAAAAGCTAAAAATAATAAATATATTCTATTAAACGTTCCAAATGAAAAACTAGAAAAAATAATATCTTATCTTCCAGGAATTAAAAGTCCAGTTATTTTACCTTTAGCAAATTCAGAATGTAGTTCTGTACATTCTGTCGTAAATGAAAATGATTTTTGGGGTATAATAGAAAACTTAAAAGCACTTGGAGCTCAAGATATATTAGTACTTCCTATAGAAAAAATTATACTATAA
- the hisIE gene encoding bifunctional phosphoribosyl-AMP cyclohydrolase/phosphoribosyl-ATP diphosphatase HisIE, protein MINFKKGLIPTIVQDSKTDKVLMLGYMNQEAYKKSIDEKKVTFYSRSKKRLWTKGEISKNYLFIQDILVDCDEDTLLIKATPAGPTCHKGSDTCWKEINNKNFLFHLENIISDRMKKKQENSYICQLFKKGINRISQKFGEEAVELIIESKDNNKNLFLNESADLLFHYLILLKIKKIEIQEVIDVLENRHSKY, encoded by the coding sequence ATGATAAATTTTAAAAAAGGTTTGATTCCCACCATTGTTCAAGATTCAAAAACAGATAAGGTATTAATGCTAGGTTATATGAATCAAGAGGCTTATAAAAAGAGTATTGATGAAAAAAAAGTGACTTTTTATAGCAGGTCGAAAAAAAGATTATGGACTAAAGGAGAAATTAGCAAAAATTATCTTTTTATTCAAGATATATTAGTAGATTGTGACGAAGATACGTTATTAATTAAAGCAACACCAGCAGGTCCTACTTGTCATAAAGGATCAGATACGTGTTGGAAGGAAATAAACAATAAGAACTTTCTATTTCATCTGGAAAATATAATCTCGGATAGAATGAAAAAAAAACAAGAAAATTCTTATATATGTCAATTATTTAAAAAAGGAATCAATAGAATATCTCAAAAATTTGGAGAAGAAGCGGTAGAATTAATCATTGAATCTAAAGACAATAATAAAAATTTATTTTTAAATGAATCTGCGGATTTACTTTTTCATTATCTTATTCTTTTAAAAATTAAAAAAATTGAAATACAAGAGGTTATTGATGTTTTAGAAAATAGACATTCAAAATATTAA
- the hisF gene encoding imidazole glycerol phosphate synthase subunit HisF translates to MLAKRIIPCLDIKNGRTVKGVNFEHLKDAGDPIQLVCWYTKQEADELIFLDITATNEKRKTLISLVKDISRHINIPFTVGGGIKEEKDVELLLNAGADKISINTAAFKKPNLLESLSKRFGSQCIVLAIDTKYEGDEWWVYLNGGRISTKTKTLDWAKEGTNRGAGEILLTSMNHDGTKNGFALDITKKISENISTPVIASGGAGKLEDFYKIFEEGKADAALAASIFHYREIEIPKLKYYLNKFHIPVRTAIKNTK, encoded by the coding sequence ATGTTAGCTAAACGTATCATACCTTGTTTAGACATAAAAAATGGAAGAACAGTAAAAGGAGTAAATTTTGAGCATTTAAAAGATGCTGGGGATCCAATACAACTAGTTTGTTGGTATACAAAACAAGAAGCAGATGAATTAATATTTTTGGATATTACGGCCACAAATGAAAAACGTAAAACACTAATTAGCTTAGTAAAAGATATTTCCCGTCATATTAATATTCCTTTTACGGTTGGTGGAGGAATTAAAGAGGAAAAAGACGTTGAACTCTTGTTAAATGCAGGAGCAGATAAAATATCTATCAATACTGCCGCTTTTAAAAAGCCGAATCTTTTAGAAAGTCTTTCTAAAAGATTCGGAAGTCAATGTATTGTTTTAGCTATTGACACTAAATATGAAGGAGATGAATGGTGGGTATATTTAAATGGAGGAAGAATTTCAACTAAAACTAAAACCTTAGATTGGGCTAAAGAAGGAACTAACAGAGGAGCAGGAGAGATATTATTAACTTCAATGAATCATGACGGAACAAAAAATGGATTTGCATTAGATATTACTAAAAAAATATCCGAAAATATTTCCACACCTGTAATCGCTTCAGGTGGAGCTGGAAAATTAGAAGATTTTTATAAAATATTTGAAGAAGGAAAAGCTGATGCTGCTTTAGCTGCCAGTATATTTCATTACAGAGAAATAGAAATACCAAAATTAAAATATTATTTAAATAAATTTCATATACCTGTAAGAACTGCAATAAAAAATACAAAATAA
- the hisD gene encoding histidinol dehydrogenase, whose translation MIQVYIHPTSETYKSISNRSVQNIYHLKKIVLPIIDNVKTYGDVALKTYTIKYDHADIKHIQVTEEDLNKADMKISNRLKKSIEIAYQNIKCFHQKQMHEEPTIEISKGVLCWRKIVPIEKIGFYIPGGSAPLLSTVLMLGVPGKLSGCKNIILCSPPNKNGEIHPAILYTAKYVGITRIYKVGGAQAIAAMAYGTESIPSVYKIFGPGNSYVTIAKQIVSQKGIVSIDMPAGPSEVAIMADNSANPEYVASDLLSQSEHDPESYILLITTNNKSWIEEVKKELKKQFLDISNKQDIVEKSLKKSKIIVLTSLDECLALINKVAPEHLIINCKNASYWGEKVINAGSVFLGNYSPVSAGDYASGTNHVLPTYGYAKSYSGVSIDSFVKKVTFQKLSKKGLKNLSECISVLSSEEGLLAHKKSINIRLKNEF comes from the coding sequence ATGATTCAAGTATATATTCATCCTACATCCGAAACATATAAATCTATTTCTAATAGAAGCGTACAAAATATTTATCATTTAAAAAAAATAGTGCTTCCTATTATTGATAATGTTAAAACTTATGGAGATGTAGCCTTAAAAACTTATACAATAAAATATGATCATGCTGATATAAAACATATTCAAGTAACAGAAGAAGATCTCAATAAAGCTGATATGAAAATTTCAAATCGATTAAAAAAATCTATTGAGATTGCATATCAGAATATAAAATGTTTTCATCAAAAACAAATGCATGAGGAGCCTACAATAGAAATTTCAAAAGGAGTTCTATGCTGGAGAAAAATTGTTCCAATCGAAAAAATTGGTTTTTATATCCCAGGAGGGTCTGCTCCTTTATTGTCCACTGTATTAATGTTAGGAGTTCCTGGAAAATTATCAGGATGTAAAAATATTATATTATGTAGTCCTCCAAATAAAAATGGAGAAATTCATCCAGCTATTTTATATACAGCGAAATATGTAGGGATTACACGTATATATAAAGTAGGAGGAGCTCAAGCGATTGCAGCTATGGCTTATGGAACAGAAAGCATACCTTCTGTCTATAAAATATTTGGTCCTGGAAATTCTTATGTCACGATAGCTAAACAAATTGTATCTCAAAAAGGAATAGTGTCTATAGACATGCCTGCCGGGCCTTCAGAAGTAGCTATTATGGCTGATAATTCAGCGAATCCAGAATATGTTGCGTCAGATTTATTATCTCAATCCGAACATGATCCAGAAAGTTATATTCTTTTGATTACCACAAACAATAAATCTTGGATAGAAGAAGTTAAAAAAGAATTAAAAAAACAATTTTTAGATATTTCTAATAAACAAGATATTGTTGAAAAATCTTTGAAAAAAAGCAAAATAATAGTTCTTACATCTTTAGATGAATGCTTGGCTTTAATCAATAAAGTCGCACCAGAACATTTGATTATAAATTGTAAAAATGCTTCTTATTGGGGGGAGAAAGTAATCAACGCGGGATCTGTTTTTTTAGGAAACTATTCTCCAGTTAGTGCAGGGGATTATGCTTCTGGAACGAATCATGTACTCCCCACTTATGGTTATGCTAAATCTTACAGTGGAGTATCTATAGATAGTTTTGTAAAAAAAGTAACTTTTCAAAAGTTATCTAAGAAAGGATTGAAAAATTTATCAGAATGTATTAGTGTTTTATCTTCTGAAGAAGGCTTGCTTGCACATAAAAAATCTATTAATATTCGGTTAAAAAATGAGTTTTAA
- the hisA gene encoding 1-(5-phosphoribosyl)-5-[(5-phosphoribosylamino)methylideneamino]imidazole-4-carboxamide isomerase: protein MDIIVAIDLIDGKCVRLIQGDFKRKKIYNKDPLEIALLLENHGISRLHLVDLDGAKKGKVVHWKILEKIAKRTHLIIDFGGGIHSEKDIRTVFENGGHIATVGSIAVQKPFLLKEWIDTYGGDKILLGVDIKNNKIATHGWTKLSDFPFLDFLQEKSNHGVKKIFCTDISRDGVLSGPSFLLYKKVIEKFPNIEFIASGGISNMNDVNKLFNLGCSGVIIGKAIYENKISLSHLKDWGKKRNKRNNKN, encoded by the coding sequence ATGGACATTATAGTAGCTATAGATTTAATTGACGGTAAATGTGTTCGATTAATACAAGGTGATTTTAAAAGAAAAAAAATTTATAATAAAGATCCATTAGAAATAGCTTTATTATTGGAAAATCATGGAATATCTAGACTTCATTTAGTAGATTTAGATGGGGCAAAAAAAGGAAAAGTCGTTCATTGGAAAATTTTAGAGAAAATAGCAAAACGTACACATTTAATTATAGATTTCGGAGGAGGAATTCATTCTGAAAAAGATATACGGACTGTATTTGAAAACGGAGGACATATTGCTACTGTGGGTAGTATTGCTGTTCAAAAACCTTTTCTTTTAAAAGAATGGATTGATACTTATGGAGGAGATAAAATATTATTAGGAGTAGACATTAAAAATAATAAAATAGCAACCCATGGTTGGACTAAATTGAGTGATTTTCCTTTTTTGGATTTTTTACAAGAAAAAAGCAATCATGGAGTTAAAAAAATTTTTTGTACAGATATATCTAGAGACGGAGTCCTATCAGGGCCTTCTTTTCTTTTATATAAAAAAGTTATTGAAAAATTTCCAAATATTGAATTCATAGCAAGTGGAGGAATTAGTAATATGAATGATGTGAACAAATTATTTAATTTGGGTTGTAGTGGAGTCATTATTGGAAAAGCTATATATGAAAATAAAATATCATTGTCCCATCTTAAAGATTGGGGAAAAAAAAGGAATAAAAGGAATAATAAGAATTAA
- a CDS encoding exodeoxyribonuclease III, protein MKIISYNINGIRSGINKGLSDWIAINKPDVLCLQEIKAFPKQINTSIFDNLGYNHYWFPSKRKGYSGVGILCKKKPIHVEYGIGLDSIDKEGRVLRIDLKNTSIISLYIPSGNNMMKRLNFKFFFMRNFFLHVKKIQSELNNLIICGDYNICHHEIDIYDPIRNQRISGFLPKERKWMTYFLNLGFIDSFRNFVKEAHHYSWWSYRCNARKNNKGWRIDYAMVSDSLKKEIKNAYLMPEVKYSDHCPVVLEIFSK, encoded by the coding sequence ATGAAAATTATCAGTTATAATATAAATGGAATACGATCTGGAATTAATAAAGGATTATCTGATTGGATTGCAATAAATAAGCCAGATGTTTTGTGTTTACAAGAAATAAAAGCTTTTCCAAAACAAATAAATACAAGTATTTTTGATAACTTAGGTTATAATCATTACTGGTTTCCTTCAAAAAGAAAAGGATATAGTGGCGTAGGGATTTTATGTAAAAAAAAACCTATTCATGTAGAATACGGAATAGGGTTAGATTCTATCGATAAAGAAGGAAGAGTATTACGTATAGACCTAAAAAACACATCAATAATTAGTCTTTATATTCCTTCAGGAAATAATATGATGAAAAGATTGAATTTTAAATTTTTTTTCATGAGAAATTTTTTTTTACACGTAAAAAAAATACAAAGTGAATTAAATAACCTCATCATTTGTGGAGATTATAATATTTGCCACCATGAAATAGATATTTATGACCCTATTCGAAATCAAAGAATTTCAGGTTTTTTACCAAAAGAAAGAAAGTGGATGACTTATTTTTTAAATTTAGGATTTATAGATAGTTTTAGGAATTTTGTTAAAGAAGCACATCATTACAGTTGGTGGAGTTATCGTTGTAACGCTAGGAAAAATAATAAAGGATGGAGAATCGATTACGCCATGGTTAGTGATTCCTTAAAAAAGGAAATAAAAAATGCTTACCTCATGCCAGAGGTTAAGTATTCCGATCATTGTCCTGTTGTGCTTGAAATTTTTAGTAAGTAA